One Megamonas hypermegale genomic window carries:
- a CDS encoding GntR family transcriptional regulator — protein sequence MAFSKSAPIQLHYQLANELRNYIQSGTWNIGDLFPTDREVMEKYNVSATTVRRAIKQLVNEGWIERRPGKGTFIKKEPIKE from the coding sequence ATGGCTTTTAGTAAATCAGCCCCTATTCAATTACATTATCAGTTGGCAAATGAACTTAGAAATTATATACAAAGCGGTACTTGGAATATTGGAGATTTATTTCCTACTGACCGTGAAGTCATGGAAAAATATAATGTCAGTGCAACTACCGTACGTAGAGCAATTAAACAACTAGTAAACGAAGGTTGGATTGAAAGACGACCTGGAAAAGGTACTTTCATAAAAAAAGAACCGATAAAAGAATGA
- a CDS encoding GntR family transcriptional regulator, whose product MGCSSEELGHLTGFFEEMTNKGFVPNAEILEIKEVIVNDAVLKEFPELKRLNEDKLMLIKKLHKINDKKLVYVNSFWTLEYGKELAKYDLSNTGVYEIANRFLNVQLTRAEETISAKAATKEEAELLDIKKGEPVLLMERLTYQNDTPIEYAYNVYRADRYRYNIVLHKNQIDKEWQ is encoded by the coding sequence TTGGGGTGCAGTTCAGAAGAATTAGGGCATTTGACAGGGTTTTTTGAAGAAATGACGAATAAGGGATTTGTACCAAATGCAGAGATTTTGGAAATAAAAGAAGTTATCGTAAACGATGCAGTCTTAAAAGAATTTCCAGAGTTAAAACGCTTAAATGAAGATAAATTAATGCTTATAAAAAAGCTCCATAAAATAAACGATAAAAAACTCGTATATGTAAATAGTTTTTGGACTTTAGAATACGGAAAAGAATTAGCAAAATATGATTTATCTAATACAGGTGTTTATGAAATTGCCAATAGGTTTTTAAATGTTCAATTAACAAGAGCAGAAGAAACCATATCTGCTAAAGCTGCTACTAAAGAAGAAGCTGAGCTCTTAGATATAAAAAAAGGTGAGCCTGTTTTATTGATGGAAAGATTAACATATCAAAATGATACACCAATTGAATATGCTTATAATGTGTATAGAGCAGATAGATATCGTTATAATATAGTTCTGCATAAAAACCAAATAGATAAAGAATGGCAATGA
- a CDS encoding class II fructose-bisphosphate aldolase, giving the protein MALVSLKEILSLQKEKGAVGAFSTYDLFSAQGIIAGAEKVNMPVILMIGSAVLSKPGNEEIGALMVKLAKEAKVPAAVFLDHSKTFELCMKAIQIGFSAVMIDGSYLPFEENVALTKKVVEAAHAVGVSVEAEIGALAGIEDGEAVADAKVTNPKDAAEFAKLTNVDALALSIGNAHGLYKGVPHLHYEVLEETAKLIDTPLVLHGGTGLSKEQFAKCIDLGVKKVNIGTEIKRSFMDTFTAVHMENKEAYDFIGAPQKAKAAVAKTVEENLTFFAQDWKNNLK; this is encoded by the coding sequence ATGGCTTTAGTATCATTAAAAGAAATTTTAAGTCTTCAAAAAGAAAAAGGTGCTGTAGGAGCTTTCAGTACATATGATTTATTCAGTGCTCAAGGTATCATTGCAGGTGCAGAAAAAGTAAATATGCCTGTAATTCTCATGATTGGTAGTGCTGTACTCAGCAAACCTGGTAATGAAGAAATCGGTGCTCTCATGGTTAAATTGGCTAAAGAAGCTAAAGTACCAGCAGCAGTATTTCTTGATCATTCAAAAACATTTGAACTTTGTATGAAAGCTATTCAAATTGGTTTTAGTGCTGTAATGATTGATGGTTCTTATTTACCTTTTGAAGAAAACGTAGCTCTTACTAAAAAAGTTGTAGAAGCAGCTCATGCTGTAGGCGTTTCTGTTGAAGCTGAAATCGGTGCTTTGGCTGGTATTGAAGATGGTGAAGCTGTTGCTGATGCTAAGGTTACAAATCCAAAAGATGCTGCTGAATTTGCTAAACTCACAAATGTAGATGCTTTAGCTCTTTCTATCGGCAATGCTCATGGCTTATACAAAGGTGTTCCTCATTTACATTATGAAGTATTAGAAGAAACTGCTAAATTAATCGATACTCCACTTGTTTTACATGGAGGAACAGGTCTTTCTAAAGAACAGTTTGCTAAATGTATTGATTTAGGTGTTAAAAAAGTTAATATCGGTACAGAAATAAAACGTTCTTTCATGGACACATTCACAGCAGTACACATGGAAAATAAAGAAGCTTATGATTTCATCGGTGCTCCACAAAAAGCAAAAGCAGCTGTTGCTAAAACAGTAGAAGAAAATCTTACATTCTTTGCACAAGATTGGAAAAATAATTTAAAATAA
- a CDS encoding aldose 1-epimerase family protein — translation MTKLQNDNIELTVSNHGAEIHSLFDKRTCTEYIWQGDPTYWHWHGPICFPITGRVHDDTYTVDKKPYHLTVHGFARDFDFNLLKKTENNFIYELKYSDETLKIYPYKFSLKIEYILQSNGVEVLYSVENLDDKDIYFGIGLHTGYNCPMDKNDDFEDYEFILEKEETLYRNFLENGIMSNNTEPFLQNEKIIPVTKELFKRDIIFMQNVQSKSIVLKSKKSNKAIKVSYKNFDHLGLWTKPQGAPFICIEPWKGLADKKDVHVDFSQKDGNNCLKPSETFKCSYKIEIL, via the coding sequence ATGACAAAATTGCAAAATGATAATATCGAATTAACGGTATCTAATCACGGTGCTGAAATACATAGTTTATTCGATAAAAGAACTTGTACAGAGTACATTTGGCAAGGTGACCCCACATATTGGCATTGGCATGGACCTATTTGCTTTCCTATTACAGGTAGAGTTCATGATGACACTTATACTGTTGATAAAAAACCATATCATTTAACAGTACATGGATTTGCAAGAGATTTTGATTTTAATTTGTTAAAAAAGACTGAAAATAATTTTATTTATGAATTAAAATATAGCGATGAAACTTTAAAAATCTATCCATATAAATTTTCCTTAAAAATAGAATATATTTTACAGTCCAATGGTGTTGAAGTTCTTTATTCTGTAGAAAATTTAGATGATAAAGACATTTATTTTGGTATTGGATTGCACACGGGATATAATTGTCCAATGGATAAAAATGATGATTTTGAAGATTATGAATTTATTTTAGAAAAAGAAGAAACATTATATCGTAATTTTTTAGAAAATGGCATTATGTCAAATAATACAGAACCTTTTTTACAAAATGAAAAAATAATTCCAGTAACAAAAGAATTATTTAAACGCGATATTATTTTTATGCAAAATGTACAATCCAAAAGCATTGTATTAAAAAGTAAAAAATCTAATAAAGCTATAAAAGTTTCTTATAAAAATTTTGACCACTTAGGTTTATGGACAAAACCTCAAGGAGCTCCATTTATTTGCATAGAACCATGGAAAGGTCTTGCTGATAAAAAAGATGTTCATGTAGATTTTTCTCAAAAAGATGGTAACAACTGCTTAAAACCATCAGAAACATTTAAATGTAGCTATAAAATAGAAATTCTTTGA
- a CDS encoding helix-turn-helix domain-containing protein: MTKYSNEFKVKAIKMVLKGDSIYHVAKILNMPNTASLRRWIFHYENGGISQLLHKNRKYTPIFKQKVIEYKWLHHLSLNQTAAKFSIPNTGTISTWEKLYRSYGFSGLLAKKRGRPSMKKSKSKNKVNKPKKELSYVEQLEQENYQLRMENDLLKKWHALMKQWEKEGRH; this comes from the coding sequence ATGACTAAATACTCAAATGAATTTAAAGTTAAAGCAATTAAAATGGTTTTAAAAGGAGATTCTATTTATCATGTAGCTAAAATTCTAAACATGCCAAATACAGCTTCTCTTCGCAGATGGATATTTCATTATGAAAATGGTGGCATTTCACAACTTCTTCATAAAAATCGTAAATATACTCCTATCTTTAAGCAAAAAGTTATTGAATATAAATGGCTACATCATTTATCATTAAATCAAACAGCAGCCAAATTTTCCATTCCTAATACTGGTACAATTTCTACATGGGAAAAGTTGTATCGTTCTTATGGATTTTCTGGTTTGCTTGCTAAGAAACGAGGTAGACCATCTATGAAAAAATCTAAATCTAAAAATAAGGTTAACAAACCTAAAAAAGAACTTTCTTATGTTGAACAATTGGAACAAGAAAATTATCAATTAAGGATGGAAAATGACCTATTAAAAAAGTGGCATGCCTTAATGAAGCAATGGGAAAAGGAAGGAAGACACTAG
- a CDS encoding IS3 family transposase, translating to MGKGRKTLVLVIAKLRKKYTLKALLNYTKLAKSTYYDALKKLSKEDKYKGLKTLIHNICNKNHGRYGYRRVTLQLHKQGIKVNHKVVMRLMKEENLTCKVRAKKYKSYRGQEGKIAKNILNRNFKASKPNEKWATDVTEFALCNEKIYLSPIIDLYNGEIISYKISKRPILKQVLDMVEDATRKIKETKGIILHSDQGWQYQNRRYQKLLKEKGIIQSMSRKGNCLDNAVIENFFGLLKSELFYLKKFKSVEYFIKELKSYIKYYNTKRIKIKLKGLSPVEYRTKSQLVA from the coding sequence ATGGGAAAAGGAAGGAAGACACTAGTTTTAGTAATTGCTAAATTAAGGAAAAAATATACTCTAAAAGCCCTATTAAACTATACAAAATTAGCTAAAAGCACATATTATGATGCATTAAAAAAATTATCAAAAGAAGACAAATATAAAGGATTAAAAACATTAATTCATAATATTTGTAATAAAAATCATGGAAGATATGGATATAGAAGAGTAACTTTGCAGCTGCATAAACAAGGAATAAAAGTCAATCATAAAGTAGTTATGAGATTGATGAAAGAAGAAAATTTAACATGTAAAGTAAGAGCAAAGAAATATAAATCATATAGAGGGCAAGAAGGGAAAATAGCCAAAAATATATTAAATAGAAATTTCAAAGCATCAAAACCAAACGAAAAATGGGCAACAGATGTAACAGAATTTGCATTATGTAATGAAAAAATATATTTATCACCAATAATAGATTTATATAACGGAGAAATAATAAGTTATAAAATATCGAAAAGACCAATACTAAAGCAAGTATTAGATATGGTAGAAGATGCAACAAGAAAGATAAAAGAAACAAAAGGAATAATTCTACATTCAGACCAAGGATGGCAGTATCAGAATAGAAGATATCAGAAGTTATTAAAAGAAAAAGGCATTATCCAAAGCATGAGCCGAAAAGGAAATTGCTTAGATAATGCCGTAATAGAAAATTTCTTTGGTTTGCTAAAAAGCGAATTATTCTATTTAAAAAAATTTAAATCCGTTGAATATTTTATAAAAGAGTTAAAATCTTATATAAAATATTATAATACAAAACGGATAAAGATAAAACTAAAAGGACTTAGTCCCGTAGAATACAGAACTAAGTCTCAATTAGTAGCTTAA
- a CDS encoding MFS transporter encodes MGDLGQAVSTTKLKLKEKIAYGLGDVGNNFLFDLGQIYLLKFYTDVLGLPAVWAGSIFLVSKIFDAFADMTVGTIVDSGKFGSKKLGKFRPFMIYGLIPLALLTVVCFTNPDFSITGKLIFAYASYMLFGLSYSIVNIPFGSMASAMTQDPIERSQLAAFRQAGSNTGLLITTVAFMPIVLMFDTEEHGYFVAACVFAVAGVLATLYCALNIKEHVQIEHRAHERVHLGKAFRSILKNTPLLVLCLVNLFTFSAFNVKLAVQVYYCQYILNDMSIIPYMGFFSIGCVFIGVALVTKVVKWLGGRKQTYMFGCAVWAIGDIINYVFVTDPTMFIVFSCVAFFGSSFVNSLNWALVADAVEFGEWKTGVRAEGIIYSFFTFFRKCSQAVAGFVPGLVLTLVGYVPNAVQSASALGGIKGLMFIYPGVLAIATIIVMGFCYKLNEQKFREILFDLQKRKNQQA; translated from the coding sequence ATGGGCGATTTAGGGCAAGCAGTATCAACAACAAAGTTGAAACTCAAAGAAAAAATAGCTTACGGCTTAGGCGATGTCGGTAATAACTTTTTATTCGATTTAGGGCAAATTTATCTATTGAAATTTTATACTGACGTATTAGGACTTCCAGCAGTATGGGCAGGTTCCATATTCCTCGTAAGTAAGATTTTCGATGCTTTTGCAGATATGACAGTAGGTACAATTGTTGATTCGGGTAAATTTGGTAGTAAAAAACTTGGTAAATTTAGACCATTTATGATTTATGGTTTAATACCTTTAGCACTTTTAACTGTAGTATGTTTCACTAATCCAGATTTTTCAATTACTGGAAAATTAATTTTTGCATATGCTTCTTATATGTTATTCGGTTTATCTTATAGTATTGTAAACATTCCTTTTGGCTCTATGGCATCAGCAATGACACAAGACCCAATTGAACGTTCTCAACTAGCTGCTTTTAGACAAGCTGGTTCCAATACAGGTCTTTTAATTACAACTGTAGCATTTATGCCAATTGTTTTAATGTTTGACACTGAAGAACATGGTTACTTTGTAGCAGCATGTGTATTCGCAGTTGCTGGTGTTCTTGCTACATTATATTGTGCTTTAAATATTAAAGAACATGTTCAAATTGAACATAGAGCACATGAACGCGTACATTTAGGTAAAGCTTTTAGATCCATCTTAAAAAATACTCCACTTCTCGTTTTATGCCTTGTAAACTTATTTACATTCTCTGCTTTTAACGTAAAATTAGCAGTACAAGTTTACTATTGCCAATATATTTTAAATGATATGTCTATCATTCCTTATATGGGCTTCTTCAGTATTGGATGTGTATTCATCGGTGTAGCATTAGTAACTAAAGTCGTAAAATGGCTTGGCGGTAGAAAACAAACTTATATGTTTGGTTGTGCAGTATGGGCAATTGGTGATATCATCAACTATGTTTTTGTAACTGACCCAACAATGTTTATTGTATTCTCTTGTGTTGCATTCTTTGGTAGTTCTTTTGTAAACAGCTTAAACTGGGCACTCGTTGCTGATGCTGTAGAATTTGGTGAATGGAAAACTGGCGTCAGAGCCGAAGGTATCATTTATTCCTTCTTCACATTCTTCCGTAAATGTTCCCAGGCTGTTGCAGGTTTCGTTCCTGGTCTTGTTCTTACATTAGTAGGTTATGTACCAAATGCTGTACAAAGCGCAAGTGCTCTTGGCGGTATTAAAGGTTTAATGTTCATTTATCCAGGTGTATTAGCTATCGCAACAATTATTGTTATGGGCTTCTGCTATAAATTAAATGAACAAAAATTCAGAGAAATATTATTTGATTTACAAAAAAGAAAAAATCAACAAGCATAA
- a CDS encoding sugar isomerase, with the protein MAIKAVFVPLARTTFYMPSAEENFSKSVQLLKNIFENIKVPDSLITEPSDLSKYLDEVSEPDLIIYQCTTFIGSEFMYEIMRKSKCPVLIWATREPSIDGTRLKLNSLTGAFSAGNSVYTQNRDFDFIFGNPDEDSVVESLTKYNKAITLINSLKELIIGVVGNQPAGFGFGNVNETDLIGTLGSRVARIEAAAIMDMAKNYTKEEVAEDLAELNACTINTNIPDENMEKYARLHKAFKTFVDENNIGALASRCWPDFFTGFGAPVCAVLSILNDNNIAASCETDIGGAISMFIGSKLTEQATYFGDPVAIDEECDSIVYWHCGAGASTLANKSCGAKLGVHPNRKIGPVMDFGLKSGEVTVIRLGKDQNGYRMFMYKGEALDEPQKFYGTSVTVKPQGGKAAEYVKKFVNDGWEPHFVVVYGDITKEIEIMCKLLKIRLFKY; encoded by the coding sequence ATGGCAATTAAAGCAGTTTTCGTTCCTCTTGCTAGAACTACATTTTATATGCCTAGTGCAGAAGAAAATTTTTCTAAATCTGTACAGCTTTTAAAAAATATTTTTGAAAATATCAAAGTTCCAGATAGTTTAATTACTGAACCATCTGATTTAAGTAAATATCTAGATGAAGTTTCCGAACCAGATTTAATCATTTATCAATGTACAACATTTATAGGTTCTGAATTTATGTATGAAATCATGCGTAAATCTAAATGTCCTGTACTCATTTGGGCTACAAGAGAACCTTCTATTGATGGTACACGATTAAAATTAAATTCATTAACAGGTGCTTTTTCTGCAGGAAATAGTGTATATACACAAAATAGAGATTTTGATTTTATTTTTGGCAATCCTGATGAAGACAGTGTTGTTGAAAGCTTAACAAAATACAATAAAGCAATTACTTTAATAAATTCTTTAAAAGAATTAATTATTGGTGTAGTAGGCAATCAACCAGCAGGATTTGGTTTTGGTAATGTAAATGAAACAGATTTAATCGGTACTTTAGGTAGTCGTGTTGCTCGTATTGAAGCTGCTGCTATTATGGACATGGCTAAAAATTATACAAAAGAAGAAGTTGCTGAAGATTTAGCTGAATTAAATGCTTGCACAATCAATACAAATATTCCAGATGAAAATATGGAAAAATATGCTCGTTTACACAAAGCATTTAAAACTTTTGTTGATGAAAACAATATTGGTGCTTTAGCATCTCGTTGTTGGCCAGATTTCTTCACTGGTTTTGGTGCTCCTGTTTGCGCTGTATTATCCATCTTAAACGATAATAATATTGCAGCATCTTGCGAAACAGATATTGGTGGAGCAATCAGCATGTTTATCGGTAGTAAGCTTACTGAACAAGCAACATATTTCGGTGACCCTGTAGCAATCGATGAAGAATGCGATAGCATTGTATATTGGCATTGCGGTGCTGGTGCTAGTACTTTAGCTAATAAATCTTGCGGTGCAAAACTCGGTGTTCATCCTAATCGTAAAATCGGCCCTGTTATGGATTTTGGTTTAAAATCTGGTGAAGTAACTGTAATAAGATTAGGCAAAGACCAAAACGGCTATAGAATGTTTATGTATAAAGGTGAAGCATTAGACGAACCTCAAAAATTCTATGGTACATCTGTAACAGTAAAACCACAAGGTGGCAAAGCTGCTGAATATGTTAAAAAATTCGTTAATGATGGTTGGGAACCTCATTTTGTAGTTGTATATGGAGATATTACAAAAGAAATTGAAATTATGTGTAAACTTCTCAAAATACGACTTTTCAAATATTAA
- a CDS encoding diphosphate--fructose-6-phosphate 1-phosphotransferase: MAANVNKIEKIAVVQTGGCSAVINSTLAGIIDNTQKNKLKIYGLLNGFEGLLKDKIIDLSNLTNDELTRLRNTPAMFLGSSRMFLTAEIFAAIPQKLQEKGIDTLIMIGGNGTMYAAKVISESAEKQNINLTVIGSPKTVDNDMFGIEYSPGFGSAAKYIAQAVRDISIDLESMKTFEQVRIMEVMGRSVGWLAAASALAKRKADGAPHLIYLPEYDFDENEFLSEVKRVYEEKGFVVAVVGEGIHDKNGCSIGENPFADVKQANKTFDGASTYLANLVHEKLGLKARAQNLTMAQRCFGALRSTVDEERAYKIGFVTISALMDGHKSEMVALSDNNVDYYTIALSDVGGKEKKVPVEFYDVTTKQVTKDFIDWLVPITGEFKDNYLSLDDIN, encoded by the coding sequence ATGGCAGCTAATGTCAATAAAATTGAAAAAATAGCAGTTGTCCAAACTGGTGGTTGTAGTGCTGTTATAAATTCTACACTAGCTGGTATTATAGACAATACACAAAAAAATAAATTAAAAATCTATGGTTTATTAAATGGATTTGAAGGGTTATTAAAAGATAAAATTATCGATTTGTCTAATTTGACAAATGATGAATTAACTAGACTTAGAAATACTCCAGCGATGTTTTTAGGTTCTAGTCGTATGTTTTTAACAGCAGAAATTTTTGCAGCTATTCCTCAAAAATTACAGGAAAAAGGTATTGATACCTTAATTATGATTGGCGGTAATGGTACAATGTACGCCGCTAAAGTAATCAGCGAATCAGCTGAAAAACAAAATATAAATTTAACAGTTATTGGTTCTCCAAAAACTGTAGATAATGATATGTTTGGTATTGAATACAGTCCTGGATTTGGTAGTGCTGCTAAATATATCGCTCAAGCTGTTAGAGATATAAGCATTGATTTAGAATCAATGAAAACATTTGAACAAGTCAGAATTATGGAAGTTATGGGACGTAGCGTAGGTTGGTTAGCAGCAGCTAGTGCTTTAGCAAAAAGAAAAGCAGATGGTGCTCCACATTTAATTTATCTACCAGAATATGATTTTGACGAAAATGAATTTTTATCTGAAGTAAAACGAGTTTATGAAGAAAAAGGTTTTGTCGTAGCAGTTGTTGGTGAAGGCATTCATGACAAAAATGGTTGTTCCATCGGTGAAAATCCTTTTGCTGATGTAAAACAAGCTAATAAAACATTTGATGGTGCTTCAACTTATTTAGCAAATTTAGTACATGAAAAATTAGGACTAAAAGCTAGAGCTCAAAACCTTACTATGGCTCAGAGATGTTTCGGTGCATTACGTTCTACTGTTGATGAAGAACGTGCTTATAAAATAGGTTTTGTAACTATATCAGCATTAATGGATGGTCATAAATCAGAAATGGTTGCATTATCTGATAATAATGTCGACTATTACACCATTGCATTAAGCGATGTTGGTGGAAAAGAAAAGAAAGTTCCAGTTGAATTCTATGATGTAACAACAAAACAAGTTACAAAAGATTTCATTGATTGGTTAGTACCAATTACTGGAGAATTTAAAGATAACTATTTATCTTTGGATGACATAAACTAA
- a CDS encoding sulfite exporter TauE/SafE family protein, which translates to MPEITSDLILAILIGFGSTMIQSLTGFGLSIVSTPLFLMVYDPKQVVLILQLICVVINVFFALALYKNIDKHFLWILFIGSIIGQPVGLFIFQIAPNNTLKLFVGLTILIFLIISNLNRKVIKETDKKTAVAGFLSGILTTATSMGGPPLILYLANAKRDKVSMRATCIAYFAITNVSAIIIFLIGNTDFSFAFEQTIYLLPFCFVGLWLGNKLFPYLSQKMFNRIIFVMLLFSSLYTLYSAI; encoded by the coding sequence ATGCCAGAGATTACCTCAGATTTGATATTAGCTATTCTCATTGGTTTTGGCTCAACAATGATACAATCATTGACAGGTTTTGGTTTATCTATTGTATCTACACCATTATTTTTAATGGTATATGATCCTAAACAAGTCGTACTCATTCTTCAACTCATCTGTGTTGTAATTAATGTTTTTTTTGCTTTGGCATTATATAAAAATATTGATAAACATTTTTTGTGGATATTATTCATTGGTTCAATAATAGGTCAACCGGTTGGGTTATTTATTTTCCAAATTGCTCCAAATAATACATTAAAATTATTTGTCGGGCTTACAATCTTGATTTTTTTGATTATATCGAATTTAAATCGTAAAGTTATAAAAGAAACAGATAAAAAAACAGCAGTTGCAGGTTTTCTCTCTGGTATATTGACAACAGCTACTAGTATGGGTGGTCCACCGCTTATTTTATATCTTGCTAATGCTAAACGAGATAAAGTTTCTATGCGAGCAACTTGTATAGCATATTTTGCTATAACAAATGTAAGTGCAATCATTATATTTTTAATAGGTAATACAGATTTTTCATTTGCTTTTGAGCAAACTATTTATTTATTACCGTTCTGCTTTGTTGGTTTATGGCTTGGTAATAAATTATTTCCATATCTTTCGCAGAAAATGTTTAATCGTATAATTTTTGTTATGTTGTTATTTTCCTCACTTTACACTTTATATAGTGCAATTTGA